In Cryptomeria japonica chromosome 10, Sugi_1.0, whole genome shotgun sequence, a genomic segment contains:
- the LOC131069366 gene encoding putative anthocyanidin reductase, with protein MDKRETVCVTGAAGFIGSRLVKNLLQRGYTVHATLRDPENPAKNSYLLSLPGAKERLHLFKADLLEHGSFDSAIKGCDFVINLATSLDFQGDIVNSTVEGTVDILRSCKKAKTVKRVIHTSSIAAAYPRNEDGQLKEVLDESCWTPVDYIRGKDSVMGMYAASKTLAEQAALRFGVEEEIEVVTVLVGMVGGPSLTPTIPESVSMMLAPLTGNRLRYEIMILSSKSLLGSAPLVHVEDVCSAHIYLMEHPSAVGRYVCCSDPVTVVDMLNFFRKRYPEIPLAFGNEEEEEEWKKVVVPISSRKLSDLGYSYKYHLEEILSDSVECAKQMKVL; from the exons ATGGATAAGAGGGAAACGGTGTGTGTAACTGGAGCGGCAGGATTCATCGGATCTCGCCTCGTCAAAAATCTGCTGCAAAGGGGTTATACAGTTCACGCTACCTTGAGAGATCCTG AAAACCCAGCTAAAAATAGTTATCTGCTATCCCTTCCGGGAGCCAAGGAAAGGCTCCATCTCTTCAAAGCAGATCTTTTGGAACATGGCAGCTTCGATTCTGCTATTAAGGGCTGCGATTTCGTCATCAATTTGGCCACTTCTCTGGATTTCCAG GGCGATATTGTCAACAGTACGGTGGAGGGAACAGTGGACATTCTAagatcttgcaagaaagcaaaaacTGTGAAGCGAGTAATCCATACATCTTCCATCGCCGCAGCTTACCCTCGAAATGAAGACGGTCAACTTAAGGAGGTGCTTGATGAATCCTGCTGGACTCCTGTTGACTATATCAGAGGAAAAGACTCCGTTATGGGA ATGTATGCAGCATCAAAGACTTTAGCGGAGCAAGCAGCTCTGCGATTCGGAGTGGAGGAAGAGATTGAAGTGGTAACAGTGTTGGTAGGGATGGTGGGTGGTCCTTCTCTAACCCCCACAATTCCTGAGAGCGTTTCAATGATGTTAGCACCACTCACAG GGAACAGACTGCGTTATGAAATCATGATACTTTCGAGTAAATCACTGTTAGGATCGGCGCCATTAGTCCACGTGGAAGATGTATGCAGTGCACATATTTATTTGATGGAGCACCCATCTGCAGTAGGTCGTTATGTGTGCTGCTCTGATCCCGTGACTGTTGTTGACATGCTCAACTTCTTTCGCAAACGATATCCAGAAATCCCCTTGGCTTTTGG AAacgaagaggaagaagaggagtgGAAGAAAGTAGTAGTACCAATTTCGTCCAGGAAACTGAGTGATCTGGGATATTCGTACAAGTATCATCTAGAGGAAATACTCAGTGACAGCGTTGAATGCGCAAAGCAAATGAAAGTCTTGTGA